A window of the Planococcus citri chromosome 4, ihPlaCitr1.1, whole genome shotgun sequence genome harbors these coding sequences:
- the LOC135845272 gene encoding esterase E4-like, producing MADKVYVSVNEGRIKGIRKTSNFSGVEYFSFLGVPYGQPPVGSARFKDPVKVKPWKDTLNATFERDGCRQFSLLKRDFSGSEDCLYNNIHTPQLPKENEPLKSVIVCIHPGGYFYGSADPSQFGSPEFIMHHDIVYVCVNHRLHILGYLNLGLKECSGCQGLKDVILSLKWIKDNISVFGGDPNNITIIGSSSGSAIVHGVMFAPRAKGLFHKAVLMGMYGLNPTLVTQHEHVTNAFEIAKSLGYDGTVDDRKRLLAFYKKVDIDDILLLRPEAVFSQTKIPMFPASSFLPTVDKEDDIQPGTLQELLPSTVRVPIMIGFCENEGAMGFVRLLKEKLTNNFYSTLTQNVWSWGSELTEQDLKNIEKQAEMFYLNGQSTQKASLRQKCDIQTDIALSDVYNSVINIVAEDLPSSVFVYRFDFEGSIPTIKDKVVAQLDEPLKGTCHGDDYSYWAMIKDHWRKLDYIILPKSREMIEKFTKLITTFAKTGDPNYKDLEVHWEPSSIENPYYLSINDPCTLVEGKLNGKRMEFWENIKKQFSNR from the exons ATGGCAGATAAAGTGTACGTGTCAGTAAATGAGGGAAGAATTAAAGGCATCCGGAAAACGTCAAATTTTTCTGGcgtagaatatttttcattccttGGAGTACCTTATGGTCAGCCTCCAGTCGGAAGTGCTCGGTTTAAA GATCCGGTCAAAGTAAAACCTTGGAAGGACACTTTGAATGCAACGTTTGAAAGGGATGGTTGCAGGCAATTTTCTCTGCTTAAGAGGGATTTTTCAGGATCAGAAGATTGTTTGTACAATAATATCCATACACCTCAA CTGCCCAAAGAAAATGAACCACTGAAATCTGTGATCGTATGTATCCATCCGGGAGGATACTTTTATGGCTCTGCTGATCCATCTCAATTCGGATCTCCAGAATTCATCATGCATCATGATATTGTTTACGTATGCGTGAACCATCGACTGCATATTTTGG gATACTTAAACCTTGGTTTGAAAGAATGCTCTGGGTGTCAAGGACTGAAAGACGTCATACTGAGTCTTAAATGGATAAAAGATAACATAAGCGTGTTTGGTGGCGATCCTAATAATATAACAATCATTGGAAGCAGCAGTGGATCAGCCATTGTACATGGTGTAATGTTCGCACCAAGAGCAAAAG GACTATTTCACAAGGCAGTACTCATGGGAATGTATGGATTAAATCCTACCCTAGTAACTCAACATGAACACGTCACAAATGCCTTCGAAATAGCGAAATCTTTAGGATACGATGGAACAGTCGATGACAGGAAAAGACTGTTggcattttataaaaaagtggACATCGATGATATCTTACTCTTGAGACCGGAAGCAGTCTTTTCCCAG ACAAAAATACCAATGTTTCCCGCCTCCTCGTTTCTTCCTACAGTTGATAAAGAAGACGATATACAACCTGGAACTCTGCAGGAACTATTACCGTCAACTGTCAGAGTGCCTATAATGATTGGATTTTGTGAAAACGAAGGTGCAATGGGTTTTGTTA GACTACTCAAAGAAAAgcttacaaataatttttattcaactttaacTCAGAATGTTTGGAGCTGGGGCAGTGAGCTGACCGAGCAAGATTTGAAGAACATTGAAAAACAAGCTGAAATGTTTTACTTGAACGGTCAATCTACTCAGAAAGCAAGTTTGCGTCAGAAATGCGAT ATTCAAACAGATATCGCTTTATCCGACGTGTATAATTCTGTGATCAATATTGTAGCCGAAGACCTTCCTTCTTCGGTATTTGTTTATAGATTTGACTTCGAAGGCAGCATTCCAACAATAAAAGATAAAGTTGTGGCACAATTGGATGAACCATTAAAAG GGACTTGTCACGGTGACGATTACAGTTACTGGGCAATGATAAAAGATCATTGGAGGAAACTGGACTACATCATATTACCAAAAAGTCgcgaaatgattgaaaaattcaccaaattaaTAACAACTTTTGCTAAAACAGG AGATCCTAATTACAAAGATTTGGAAGTTCACTGGGAACCTTCATCCATCGAAAATCCATATTATCTGAGTATCAACGATCCTTGTACTTTAGTCGAAGGCAAATTGAACGGCAAAAGAATGGAATTTTGGGAAAACATCAAGAAACAATTCAGCAATCGTtga
- the LOC135844766 gene encoding esterase E4-like: MADKVYVSVNEGKIKGTRKMSNFSGVEYFSFLGVPYGQPPVGSARFKDPVKIKPWKDTLDATFERDGCRQFSLLKRDFLGSEDCLYNNIHTPQLPKENEPLKSVIVCIHPGGYCYGSADPSQFGSPEFIMHHDIVYVCVNHRLHILGYLNVGLKECSGCQGLKDVILSLEWIKDNINVFGGDPNNITLMGSSSGSAIVHALMFAPRAKGLFHKAVLMGMYGLNPTLVTQHEHVTNAFELAKSLGYDGTADDRKRLLAFYKKVDIDDILLLRPEALFSQNKIAMFPASTFLPTVDEEDDIQPGTLQELVPSTVRVPMMIGFCENEGAMGFVRLFKEKFRNNFYSTLTQNVWSCGSELTEQDLKKIEKQAEMFYLNGQSTHKASLSQKCDIQTDIALSDVYNSLINIVAEDLPSSVFVYRFDFEGSIPTIKDKVMALLDEPLKGTCHGDDYSYWAMVKDHWRKLDYIILPKTREMIEKFTKLITTFAKTGDPNYKGLEVHWKPSSIENPYYLSINDPCTLIEGKLNGKRMEFWENIKKQFSDR, translated from the exons ATGGCAGATAAAGTGTACGTGTCAgtaaatgagggaaaaattaaAGGCACCCGGAAAATGTCGAACTTTTCTGGcgtagaatatttttcattcctcGGAGTACCTTATGGTCAGCCTCCAGTCGGAAGTGCTCGGTTTAAA GATCCGGTCAAAATAAAACCTTGGAAGGACACTTTGGATGCAACGTTTGAAAGAGATGGTTGTAGGCAATTTTCTCTACTTAAGAGGGATTTTTTAGGATCAGAAGATTGTTTGTACAACAATATTCATACACCTCAa CTGCCGAAAGAAAATGAACCACTGAAATCTGTGATCGTATGTATCCATCCTGGAGGATACTGTTATGGCTCTGCTGATCCGTCTCAATTCGGATCTCCGGAATTCATCATGCATCATGATATTGTTTACGTATGCGTGAACCATCGACTGCATATTTTGG GATACTTAAACGTTGGTTTGAAAGAATGCTCTGGGTGTCAAGGACTGAAAGACGTCATACTGAGTCTTGAATGGATAAAAGATAACATAAACGTGTTTGGTGGCGATCCTAATAATATAACACTCATGGGAAGCAGCAGTGGATCAGCCATTGTACATGCTCTAATGTTCGCACCAAGAGCAAAAG GACTATTTCACAAAGCAGTGCTCATGGGAATGTACGGATTAAATCCTACCCTAGTAACTCAACATGAACACGTCACAAATGCCTTTGAATTAGCGAAATCTTTAGGATACGATGGAACAGCTGATGACAGAAAAAGACTGTTggcattttataaaaaagtcgACATCGATGATATATTACTCCTGAGACCGGAAGCACTTTTTTCTCAG aacAAAATAGCAATGTTTCCTGCCTCCACATTTCTTCCTACAGTTGATGAGGAAGACGATATACAACCTGGAACTCTGCAGGAACTGGTACCTTCGACTGTCAGAGTGCCTATGATGATTGGATTTTGTGAAAACGAAGGTGCTATGGGTTTtgtta GACTATTCAAAGAAAagtttagaaataatttttattcaactttaactcaaaatgtttgGAGCTGCGGCAGTGAGCTGACCGAGCAAGatttaaagaaaattgaaaaacaagcTGAAATGTTTTACTTGAACGGCCAATCCACTCACAAAGCAAGTTTGAGTCAGAAATGCGAT ATTCAAACAGATATCGCTTTATCCGATGTGTATAATTCTCTGATCAATATCGTAGCCGAAGACCTCCCTTCTTCGGTATTTGTTTATAGATTTGACTTCGAAGGCAGCATTCCAACAATAAAAGATAAAGTTATGGCACTATTGGACGAACCATTAAAAG GGACTTGTCACGGTGACGATTATAGTTACTGGGCAATGGTAAAAGATCATTGGAGGAAACTAGACTACATCATATTGCCAAAAACTCgcgaaatgattgaaaaattcaccaaattaaTAACAACTTTTGCTAAAACAGG AGATCCTAATTATAAAGGTTTGGAAGTCCACTGGAAACCTTCATCTATCGAAAATCCATATTATCTGAGTATCAACGATCCTTGTACTTTAATCGAAGGCAAATTGAACGGCAAAAGAATGGAATTTTGGGAAAACATCAAGAAACAATTCAGCGATCGTTGA